One Mercurialis annua linkage group LG3, ddMerAnnu1.2, whole genome shotgun sequence DNA window includes the following coding sequences:
- the LOC126671514 gene encoding TATA-box-binding protein 2-like: protein MAAPKPILQNVVSTIKLDCKLDLKRIALSSRNSEYNPKRFSAVIMRIREPKTTALIFSNGKLICTGAKTIADSKLAARKYARIIRKLGFPTKFQDFKIQNIVASCDTKSSISLERFAFSEHARYARYDPESFPGMIYRFKGSNIVILIFVSGKIVIAGAKKEEDAYAAFDNLYPVLTEYMKK, encoded by the coding sequence ATGGCCGCTCCTAAACCTATCCTACAGAATGTCGTATCAACCATCAAATTAGATTGCAAGTTAGACCTTAAACGTATAGCCCTTTCATCTCGCAATTCTGAGTACAATCCGAAACGCTTCTCGGCTGTGATTATGCGTATCAGAGAGCCGAAAACCACCGCATTGATCTTTTCAAACGGGAAGTTGATCTGCACCGGTGCGAAGACTATAGCAGACTCTAAACTAGCTGCAAGAAAATACGCAAGAATTATACGGAAGTTAGGGTTTCCTACCAAGTTTCAAGATTTCAAGATTCAGAACATAGTTGCATCCTGTGACACCAAAAGTTCTATTTCTCTTGAGAGATTTGCGTTCAGCGAGCACGCTCgttacgcgaggtacgatcctGAGTCCTTTCCGGGCatgatttatcgatttaagggaTCGAATATTGTTATTCTGATATTCGTATCGGGAAAGATAGTTATTGCCGGTGCCAAGAAGGAAGAAGATGCCTATGCTGCGTTTGATAACCTTTATCCTGTTCTTACTGAGTATATGAAGAAGTAA